Genomic window (Neurospora crassa OR74A linkage group VI, whole genome shotgun sequence):
GGGATGCTAGGAGACGGCTGCGGAAAGAAAGTTGCTGTGATGTAGAATTGTAGATGCCCAAATCATGTACATACACGGTCGTTAGTAGGTATCACCAACACACGCGCGATCAGCTCGCCCGGTGCCCGCCCGATACGCTCTGCCACCGAGTCGGTAGGTACCCAAGTATCACACTGCCCTACAACGAGTGGAtggccgctgccgctggaCGGGCAACTGCCGCGGGTGCGGTGGagggcgggcgggcagcaATGCCAAGCATTTGAAGCCTCAAGCGTTGGTCACTGACACATGACCAAGCGAACAGCTGACAGGTGAACATCGCACTTGGACAGCTGGCACGTGATCCGGCGCATGCTCACGGTCGAGAGTTCACGGTCACCACGGTGACGACAGAGGGGTGGGTTCAGTATCGCTTTAGCTCTGTCCAGCGGAGGCATTCCCATCCAATCGTTCTGAAAAAGAGGTCCACGTGGGCTCCATTTTCCCACTACAGTTCCAGCATTAGGCCTGTTGAAGGATAGCTCCACCCTCTCTCATTGATCAATTGACGTTTGAAGCTTTGCAATTGGTGAGCAGGAAtcaccttcttccacttgtggCAGCTTCTCGCTGGCTGCAGCGCCGCATCATTCAAACATCAGACTTTAACGTCGTGTTGgcgaaagaaaaaggacaaAATTTCCTCCCAGAGCCCGAGACGCAGAACACGACAGCGAACAGTGCTCCACAAAGCCCAAGAACCACGAAGCTTGTTTGTCGGTGACGCAGCACGAAATCGTCCCTACTCTTGTTTGACAGCTCCAATCGCTGTGGGATATCTTGTCCGAGTCTCTGACGGAACCGGAGCCGTGCGCGGACCGCCTGCTAGCTTGATTTTGAATCCGGATTGCCACTACGAAAAACACTTTGAACGACCGACAGCAGTTTCTTCAAATCTCGACGACACATACCCAAGCGCCTACTCCTCAACCGATATACCCAGCACCATCTCAAACCTCGAAAATCATCAACATGTCGAGTCAGCCTCTCCTCCAGACTGCGCCAGGTAAGCAAACATTCTACTTTCCGTTCCACGGCGCTCTTCCCGCTGACATCATCCGTGACCTCCACAGGCAAGCGCATTGCTCTCCCCACTCGCGTCGAACCCAAGGTCTTCTTCGCCAATGAGCGTACCTTTCTCTCATGGCTCAACTTTACCGTCATCCTCGGCGCCCTGGCGATAGGCATGCTTAACTTTGGCGACCGGCCCGCCTTCATCTCGGCCTTTCTCTTCACAGGCGTCGCTATGGCAACCATGGTGTATGCGCTAGTGACGTACCACTGGCGAGCCAAGTCGATACGATTGAGGGGCCAGGCCGGCTTCGACGACCGCTTCGGTCCGACCTTTTTGGCCCTCATTCTGCTCCTCGCTGTGGTGGTCAACTTTGTCCTGAGAATCACATATATTTCGCAGCAGCCTTAAAGAGATTGAGCAAGACTGGAACTGATGGATGGACGACCTGAGCGACGACAAGTATGTTACGAACTGTTGATGGATCAACGCTCGCTTCTGGGCGGGCATTGCGCCAAATAAGCCAGCAAATGAGACTATGCACACCGGAATTTTGTTACTACCACTGGCGGGATTCA
Coding sequences:
- a CDS encoding vacuolar transporter chaperone 1, translated to MSSQPLLQTAPGKRIALPTRVEPKVFFANERTFLSWLNFTVILGALAIGMLNFGDRPAFISAFLFTGVAMATMVYALVTYHWRAKSIRLRGQAGFDDRFGPTFLALILLLAVVVNFVLRITYISQQP